The window GTAATACTCCATGTTTTGTGTGCTAAGTATAAacagaataaagtaaaaaagagaataaaatagaaatagaaatatttactTACACATTGAGAGAGAAGGCATATCTAATACTCCTAGgaggtgttcggtttgcaagattgtattcgagattaaatttgtagcgtgtttgattcatgagattcaaccccacaacttaatcctaaatgaacaatcatgggataattagtcatagctaaccccctatgactaaaataatctcacacctcaatcctaaattatatcttggtactattttatcttgcaAATCGAACACCGCCCTAGGTGATGAAACTAGCAGCATTCAATCAGTGCTTTGAACATGTCAGCCAAATTCGTATACACGAAGATGaataatcaaaaaataaattggaaacaTGAATGATCCTATCCAGTCATCAAGGAGTGCATGAATTGCTCCACTCTCTCCACTCCTGTTCTGTTCGTTGCATGCTTCATTTGGGGAAAGAACCTTTTGGTATTGCATACTCCACAAATATAACCCAATTATCCAAATACtacaacacacacaaacacacactaaCAATTAATAACTAACCACACTACAACCCCCAATTCAAATATTATCTCTACATAATTCCATAACATACTACTCCATGTATGTAtggtttaaaataaaaatcttctTATCAGTTGAGTCATTATACAAACCTAATTTACTGTATAAACTAAGTATCGATTAAATGAGAATCATTTTCAGCTCTatgactttaaaaaaaaaaaaaatgacttctGTAGGTTAGATGGTAAGAACTTAGTTTGGGCCTCTGTTAGGTCGGTTTTAGGTCTTGGTTGTTCCTCTAACGGACCTGGGCCCAGGCCAGtcctaaatttataaaaaaaaactaactgaATCCCATAACAGATGATGAACCTAGCTCAGACCGTTCCGTGTCTATGGTGGGCCAGCCCATACGGGGCCAAGCGGGGCACTTGACAAGTGTAGTTGCTATTTTGATTTTCAGTGCAGGTAATCCAGTTAGttttcaacaacaattattattttaaataggaAGTCATCTAAAGAATTTTTAACCTGGCCATCCATGCTTTTCATCCCTAATTCAGCATCTTGTATTGTTGCATAATTCACAAAACCAAAACCCTTAGAGAGTGTAGTAGCATGATCAGTAATAACTTTAGCTGCATAAAGAGGTAAAAATCAGCAAATTGCTTTAACATTTTCCAGAATTCTACTACAAATCCCTCATATTATTAAACCACAAAAATTTTAGATACCTTGGACAACTTCGCCATATTTAGCAAAAGCATCACGTAGGCCTTCACTTGTAGTGCGTTTGTTTAGTCCTGGAAATTATACAAGAAGTTGAATTTGGAAAACTAAGAATATGATGCTGCTAAATTTGACTAATTAGCAACAGTGAGGATATTATATTAGTGGTCTAATAACAAAcaataaacaatttattttaccaaCTTGTATTAAGCCAGAAAAACAATTTTAGATGACTGCAATATGAATAAAGATTAAGCATAGAATACAGCCAAACTTTATCCTATGCAGCAAAGCTAACAAAGATATATTGGCTCTCTAAGATTGtttattacaaaatcaaattgaatgAGAAATGCAGCAGTAACTTATGGTCTATGGAGCTATCAAGCTAGAAGGTAAGCATAGCATGCAAAACGATCTTAAATTGCATTGAACTTCCATCATAATTTGATGATCTACAGCTCACAAGTCACAAATCAGTTGTGTGTAGCCTCAAATGTTGTCACCACAGTGAAGGTTGGGTTGTAATGAcgatcaatataaaaaagcaAAGAAGAGAATTAGCATAAAGCAAGCAGCACCATCCTCTAAAACCGAGCGTGTCAAAGATGCTAGTATAATATGTTTCCTATAACTCTATGCCTTTACAACCCTTCAGTTTAAGcaaacatacaaaaataataatatcacaaGTGAGCaaaaaaagtatgaacatttggcaaatttctcattttggGTGATTTtagcttttcttttttatattctatgaAACGGAAATACACGAATGTTTATGGCGTGTTTAACCATTGGCGTTAAACACAGCATTATCATTAGTGTGTTTCACTTTCATAAAAAAAGGTTCCATTCACTGaacattttttctaaaatcaccCAAAACAAGAAGTTTTTTACACATACTACAAATAAGCACACACGGTTAgaattgttattttgttcTCTCGTTTTGCAGAAGACAATCAAATGAATGGCAAAAATTGTAGCTTGAATACCAACATAGGCCAAGGTAGCACTGCTGCTCTATTAAACACATCACGCCCAAACAATACGAATATAACTACAAGTCTACAACCAATATACTTAAAAACTATGAGAAACGAATTTCAGAATCAAAGTATATTGCAGAGAGGTATATACCGAGACAAGTGATGGGAAAAAAGTGTAACTCAATCAGGCCAAAACAGGGAAGACTGTTAACAGTGgtattaaaactaatttatggtgtgattgagagagagagatatttACCACAGACGAATAGATTTGTAGAGGGTTCGGCGGGAGGAGGCTTAAATTGAGATAGAAGGGTGGAAAAAGAAGAGCTGAAAGCCTTTCTTAATAATCCCATTCCAACTCGAGAATTAGCGGAAACCGCCGCCCTCACTGCCATTTCTGTCACCACCAGAGAGCACCTCTCTTGtgaatttagaatttataGCTTTATTCTCAAATGGGATACAAGTAGAGTCTCACTTTTTTTGAAGAaagaatttaatgaaatattaatctcatttttatatactccttcaacttttttaaatatttttaaatatagaaacttttgaatggcataaattttaatgtaaagttagtcaaaaagaaaaaaagaaaaaggatagTGAAAATGTTTAGGTGAATTGTGGGTCGTGGAGTCAACATTATTAGTGGTGTGTTAATAATATAAgttgtaataaattatgagtaaAGGTAatctattatttaaaaatgtactataataaaatatttctatttttaagagattGACGAgaaagagtttctattttttaaaaatagattgaatattaattttatatttagttaaatatgaatataccaatttaatggaatgtggTGAATGAAACCATAAATAATAGATGTCCTGCTAATCCATCTCCTACTACATATACTATAACATGATTAGTGATGGTGGGGGTCCATCACTCATGTTTGTGTGTATATAGTAGGAGATGGATTAAGATTTCCCAAAGATGATCCTGAATGGTACTAGTAATGAACCATTATTTAGTATAACGAAGGAATATGCcacaaagaaagtaaatcgcGTGCAATACTTCTCTCTATGGCCCTAGCCCTTATGTCTTCTGATATTACAAGCATATGACTTGGAACGTGCAAACTGGGCAACTCTTTGTGAGTTTTGCAGTAAAAACTAGGAGTGAGAATATGGATATTAGGTTTATCCATTTTCGACCCAATACTCACCtggtattggatacccgatattcATTAAAATGGAATTGGGTATGATCGGGtaatgaaatttaagataaGTCAGATATTGGGTAATCcaatcgggtatcgggtattacCTGAATATCTGATTTACTGTCTAgggtaatttttaattaggttTAACCATTTAAGGGTTGTTGGCTATGGGATAACTTatttacctaattataattaattaggttatttttctcaaatatttataaataagtaaatcATTCGACTCTCCATTAAAGTGACTATACTCTCATtcatctctttctttcttcgaGTCTGTGTATCTATTATGTTTGCGCCTACAGATACCCTACGTCGTTGCCTCTCGGTGAGTCACTGGCCTCCCTTGACAATAcagtttcatttttaagttcataaatatacataattagcatacagaagaaaaataaaataaaacattctcaatgaataagaaatttttagctttaaaaaatttaatatatttttaattcttaatttttttataaattattaatatatatataaatagttgGGTATTTAGGTACCCAATCATTGGGTTTAGATACTCGCGGCGGatatttgggtacccgaaaaACATATCGGGTCTGTTACCCATGGATACCCGAATTCCAATCCCTAGTAAAAACGCTCAAAATTGCTGCTActaagaaaattaaacaagCAATGCAGAATTATTGAAGCCCCTCAACCAATCAGCATGTACTCAAGGAACAATAGCACAACACAAGTATGAATACTAACACTACAATACCCATCTACTCTTGAAGTCTACAAAAACTTCAGCGCATAGCAATAGTAACAATCAAAGCAGGGTACACGCTCCAGAATAAAGACACTATCATAAGAATCAAAATGCCATAACAAAAAGTAACAATCTTCAAAGTCCCACAAAAACAAGAACAGAACATTATAGTAGTATTCTTAATCCCACAAAAAACTACTAAACCTATAACAATGATATGTCGTAAGATAATTAAGTAACTCATCCAAAAACACTAGCTTAAGCCTTGTCGGCCTTAGCAGCTGTAGCAGCAGCTTGACCACGAAGCCGACCAGTTCTCCTGGCTGCAATAAGACCGACCTTCTGTCCGGGTGGTGCATCACGACGCACAGTACTAGCATGACCAATATGTTGATGGTTACCACCACCATGGGGATGCTCCACTGGGTTCATGGCAACACCACGGACCTTGGGCCATGAGTTTCTCTTCACCCTGAACTTGTGGTACGCATTTCCTGCCTTCAACATGGGCTTCTCAGTACGCCCTCCTCCAGCAACCTGACCAATCATTGCACGGCAGCCACTTGGCACAATCTTCTTGGCTCCGGATGGGAGCTTAATTCTGCAGCCAAAGTAAAGCTTGTCAAGCTAACAATCCAAAAGACATATTAACAACATAATACACCAAAGCTTGTCAAGCTAACAATCCAAAACACATACCAACAACATAATACATCAGtagaatcaaaatataaattatagtagcaTGCCATATCGTAGtagcaaaatcaaaactatacCCTGCAATTTATTCTAACATGACACCAAGAAAACACATATGGCTATTGTCCTCAAACATTAactaaagttttaaaaatatcaggATGCATAAACTGAGAGATAGTAAGAGAGTGAAGTGAAgttaaaaaacatttttttgctTTCCTTATGTATCAAACAGACCTTAATCTGAAAACCAGAATATCTCAAATTGAGGCCAACAATGTATGTAAGAACATGAGCCTCAGGATTTTGATTAGGGAAGAGGCAAACACCAGAGCACTAATCGTAATTAGATTGTAATTGCGATTGTGAAGGGACACTAAAGTTTATGCCTTCAACAGAAAATGCTAACACATATTTGACAATCAGATGACGGGCATCTAGtcagggagtattaaatagagCAGAAGAATCGAGCTAATATGTAGCAAATTAAGCATTAATTGGCCAAACATATAACTCAGAGAAGCCTTGGAATTAATCATGTGTTCGATTCATGAAATTGTTAATAAGCATCACAATTAGTTAATACGAgcacaataataattataccTAGAGGTGCCATTATCGGGGTTGTGCGAGATGACGATAGCGTAGTCACCAGAAGCCCTAGCGAAAACACCACGGTCACCGACATGGTGCTCGACGTTGCAGATGACAGCTCCCTCGGGAACGGATCTGAGGGGCAGAACGTTTCCGACGACGAGGTTAGCCTTCTTCCCGCAGTAGACGAACTGGCCAGTGTACATACCCTCGGCGGCGACGAAGAGCTCCTTCTGGTGCTGGAATCGGAAGGGGTGGCGGAAGGTGACGCGGGCGAGGGGAGCACCGCGGCCGGGGTCGTGGATGATCTCGGTGACGACTCCCTTGAGGTAGCCGTTGCGCTCGCCGAAGTCGAGGGAGCGGAATCGGGCCGGACCCTTGCGGTGGTGGGTGTGGGACTTGAACACCGAACCCGCACCCTTACGCTGTGCCCGGATTACACGACCCATTTTcgctgtgtgtgtgtgtgagaaaGGTGGAGCGGCGGAGAAGAAATAAGAAGATGAATCTGCGGATTGGGGAATTAGGGTTTTACAATTGTGGGCTTGGGCCCTGATTACTAATACCCCAAATTCATTTCAGGAGATGTAAAGGTATTAAAAACACAAGGTGgactaatatttttctccGTCCTTACACACGGTCAACTTTGGGTTCAGCAcggatttaaataaataaaagagagaaaaatggtAGTGGAAATATTGTTAAAGGAGAGGGGatccatattattataatggtATAAATGTTAATGATAAtagtataagttgtaaataaaatgatgtgtagaggtaatatattgtttgaatttttcaatgttagaaagttcatactctttaaggacggaccaaaaaggaaatagttcgTACTAtctgggacagagagagtatttaaCAACAACCTATCCTTATACAGaata is drawn from Salvia hispanica cultivar TCC Black 2014 chromosome 6, UniMelb_Shisp_WGS_1.0, whole genome shotgun sequence and contains these coding sequences:
- the LOC125193090 gene encoding organelle RRM domain-containing protein 2, mitochondrial-like isoform X1, which translates into the protein MAVRAAVSANSRVGMGLLRKAFSSSFSTLLSQFKPPPAEPSTNLFVCGLNKRTTSEGLRDAFAKYGEVVQAKVITDHATTLSKGFGFVNYATIQDAELGMKSMDGQHATNRTGVERVEQFMHSLMTG
- the LOC125195970 gene encoding 60S ribosomal protein L8-like, with amino-acid sequence MGRVIRAQRKGAGSVFKSHTHHRKGPARFRSLDFGERNGYLKGVVTEIIHDPGRGAPLARVTFRHPFRFQHQKELFVAAEGMYTGQFVYCGKKANLVVGNVLPLRSVPEGAVICNVEHHVGDRGVFARASGDYAIVISHNPDNGTSRIKLPSGAKKIVPSGCRAMIGQVAGGGRTEKPMLKAGNAYHKFRVKRNSWPKVRGVAMNPVEHPHGGGNHQHIGHASTVRRDAPPGQKVGLIAARRTGRLRGQAAATAAKADKA
- the LOC125193090 gene encoding organelle RRM domain-containing protein 2, mitochondrial-like isoform X2, whose translation is MAVRAAVSANSRVGMGLLRKAFSSSFSTLLSQFKPPPAEPSTNLFVCGLNKRTTSEGLRDAFAKYGEVVQAKVITDHATTLSKGFGFVNYATIQDAELGMKSMDGQYLDNWVIFVEYAIPKGSFPK